The genomic stretch GCCCAGATCGATACGGGATTCGCTGCCAAACTGGGTGCCGTAGAGACCAAATCGCAGGTGCAGGAAATCGACGACGGGCTTGGAGACCTGGATGTAACTGGCGTTTGGAAAGCGCTGGTGGAAGCTCTCCAGCAGGTTGCCAAAGTCTTCCGGCGCACAGACGGGATCCGAGAGCACGAAGGTGCCGCCCCATTTGCGCATGTAGGCGATATACCCCATGCCCGGTACATCAAAATATTGCATGCCCGGTTGGAGCGTTGAAAACGATTGGGAATGGGTACCGTACTTCTTCAGGAAGCCGACCCGCTCGGTAAACGTGAATGAGCCGCTCTCAAGTGTGCCAACCCTGTCCAGTGCGAGTATCTGATCCGACATGCTGCTGCTCCCTGATTGTTTTTGTTGGGTGAATCTCTAGCAAAGTGCTCAGGCCTGCTTGCGTCCGAGAATGGACCAGTAGCAGTTCATGTTCAGGAGTTTGAAGTGCTTCTTGTCCGTGACCTGAAGGCCCAGCCGCTGCATGTGCTCGGGATAGTTGTAGATTTTGTGGAAGGCATTGTTGGCGAACAGCCAGAAAATGAAGACGGCCATGTACCAGTAAAGCTTCTTGAACATTCTGGAAAGCAGGTTGCCAGTAGGGTAGGAAAAGTCACCAACAACAACCCGGGCGTCGGCTTTGCCCAGCCGTATCAGATGTTCGAGGACCCGGACCATCATGTCTTCATCGAACACGTTCAGGAAGAAATTGGCCACGACCATGTCGTACTGCTCGAACTCATCCACTTTCATGATGTCGCTGTGGATGCGTCGGATCGTGAGGTGTGGCGCCTCTTTTTCCTGAGCTTCGGCAAACTTCCGCAGCATGGTTTCGGACAAATCCACCACGGTCACGTCTGCACCCAGCTCGGCCGCCCGAATGGCGTCCCGGCCATGGCCAACTCCGGCAAACAGAATCCTGTCTCCGGGCCGGACTGTTTCCACATCCAGCATGGCGGTTTTGCAGCGGTGAATATTCTTGCCGCTATAGAGATTGCTGAGAAAATCGTAGACGGGACCGATGTATTTGTACTTGTCGCGCATGATGACTGCTGCCTGTTCTTGTTCCTTGGATGCTGTCACCGTTTTTGTCGTTATTGGTCCGAGAATGTCGGACATTCCGGTAATCAGCGCCTATGGATTCGAGCTTAGAGAACAGGGTGGGAGAAATATGTGCAGTAATGCGCATTTCAGGATACACAACGTAACGTACTGCAATACTTTGCAAACCCTATCGCGCTTTTATATCGGAGTGTCTGACAATCGATAATCG from Marinobacter adhaerens HP15 encodes the following:
- a CDS encoding class I SAM-dependent methyltransferase: MRDKYKYIGPVYDFLSNLYSGKNIHRCKTAMLDVETVRPGDRILFAGVGHGRDAIRAAELGADVTVVDLSETMLRKFAEAQEKEAPHLTIRRIHSDIMKVDEFEQYDMVVANFFLNVFDEDMMVRVLEHLIRLGKADARVVVGDFSYPTGNLLSRMFKKLYWYMAVFIFWLFANNAFHKIYNYPEHMQRLGLQVTDKKHFKLLNMNCYWSILGRKQA